From Canis aureus isolate CA01 chromosome 7, VMU_Caureus_v.1.0, whole genome shotgun sequence, a single genomic window includes:
- the IL17A gene encoding interleukin-17A isoform X1, producing the protein MTLVTTSSMFQSLLLLLSLVAIIKAGIAFPQNPGCRNTEDKNFPQHVKVNLNILNRNTNSRRPSDYYNRSTSPWNLHRNEDPERYPSVIWEAKCRHLGCVNNEGNINYHMNSVPIQQEILVLRRESQHCPHSFRLEKMLVAVGCTCVTPIVRHVA; encoded by the exons ATGACTCTGGTGACAACTTCATCCATG TTCCAGTCACTGTTGCTGCTGTTGAGCCTGGTGGCTATCATAAAGGCAGGAATAGCATTCCCACAAAATCCAGGATGCCGAAATACTGAGGACAAGAACTTTCCTCAGCATGTGAAGGTCAATCTAAATATCCTTAACCGGAATACGAACTCCAGAAGGCCCTCAGATTACTACAACCGATCTACCTCACCTTGGAATCTGCA CCGCAATGAGGACCCTGAGAGATACCCCTCTGTGATCTGGGAGGCGAAGTGCCGCCACTTGGGCTGTGTCAATAATGAAGGGAACATAAACTACCACATGAACTCCGTCCCCATCCAGCAAGAGATCCTGGTTCTGCGAAGGGAGTCGCAGCACTGCCCCCACTCCTTCCGGCTAGAGAAGATGCTGGTGGCTGTGGGCTGCACCTGTGTCACCCCTATTGTTCGCCATGTGGCTTAA
- the IL17A gene encoding interleukin-17A isoform X2, whose translation MTLVTTSSMSLLLLLSLVAIIKAGIAFPQNPGCRNTEDKNFPQHVKVNLNILNRNTNSRRPSDYYNRSTSPWNLHRNEDPERYPSVIWEAKCRHLGCVNNEGNINYHMNSVPIQQEILVLRRESQHCPHSFRLEKMLVAVGCTCVTPIVRHVA comes from the exons ATGACTCTGGTGACAACTTCATCCATG TCACTGTTGCTGCTGTTGAGCCTGGTGGCTATCATAAAGGCAGGAATAGCATTCCCACAAAATCCAGGATGCCGAAATACTGAGGACAAGAACTTTCCTCAGCATGTGAAGGTCAATCTAAATATCCTTAACCGGAATACGAACTCCAGAAGGCCCTCAGATTACTACAACCGATCTACCTCACCTTGGAATCTGCA CCGCAATGAGGACCCTGAGAGATACCCCTCTGTGATCTGGGAGGCGAAGTGCCGCCACTTGGGCTGTGTCAATAATGAAGGGAACATAAACTACCACATGAACTCCGTCCCCATCCAGCAAGAGATCCTGGTTCTGCGAAGGGAGTCGCAGCACTGCCCCCACTCCTTCCGGCTAGAGAAGATGCTGGTGGCTGTGGGCTGCACCTGTGTCACCCCTATTGTTCGCCATGTGGCTTAA